The DNA segment TCAGCTCGCCCAGGCCCGACCGCGGACCGGAGCCGAGCAGGCGGATGTCGTTGGCAATCTTGAAAAGGCCGGTGGCGGCCGCGTTCAGCGCGCCATGCGCGAACACATAGGCGTCGTTGGAGGCGAGCGCCTCGAACTTGTTGGCAGCGCTTGTGAAGGGCTGTCGGGTAATCTTGGCAACGTGCCGGGCAAACGTCCTGGCAAACTTCGGCTTTGAATTGAGGCCGGTGCCGACCGCGGTGCCGCCTTGCGCCAGCGGATAAAGCTCCTTCAGGCCGGCGCGTATTCGCGCCATGCCGTGCTCGACCTGGGCGGCGTAACCGGAAAATTCCTGGCCCAGCGTCAGCGGCGTCGCATCCTGGGTATGGGTGCGGCCGATTTTGACGATTTTTGAAAACGCCTTTTCTTTCGCCCGCAGCGCGCGGAGCAGCATCGTCAGCGCCGGCAACAACTGGTGCGTGATCGCGGTTGCGGCTGCGATGTGCATCGCGGTCGGGAACGAGTCGTTCGACGACTGGCTCATATTGACGTGATCGTTGGGATGCACCGGCGACTTGGCGCCGAGCTTGCCGCCGAGCAATTCGCTGGCGCGATTGGCGATCACCTCGTTGAGATTCATGTTGGTCTGGGTGCCGGAGCCGGTCTGCCAGACCACCAGCGGGAAATGATCGTCGAACTTTCCGTCGATCACTTCGCGTGCGGCACGGGTGATGACGCCGGCGCGCCGCTGATCGAGGATCCGCAGCTCGCGGTTGGTTTCGGCTGCCGCGAGCTTGACGACGCCGAGCGCGTGGATGATTTCGATCGGCATCCGGTCGCGGCCGATGCGGAAATTCTGCCTCGACCGCTCGGTCTGCGCACCCCAGTAGCGGCTGGCATCAACCTCGATGGGGCCGAAACTGTCGGTCTCGGTGCGCGTCGACTTTGACGGGGAAGAAGATTTCGAACGGGCCATCGTCACACTCGATCAAGTCGCACCCGATCACGCTCGCGTCGAGCAGCCGTTGTGCGTGCCTATTTTTTGCGGAAGCGGTCGAGCCGCACCACCTCAGCACCCTCGGACGGTTTTTCCGGCTCATCTTTGGTCTCCGGCGCGGGCACCTGCGGAACGGATGCCGCCGTGGCCGGCTGGCTCTCCTCGGTCGAGGGCGCGGCGTCGGACGTTTCGAATTGCAGGCCGAACTGCACGGAAGGGTCGAAGAAGCTCTTGATGGCGCTGAAGGGAATGACGAGGCGCTCGGGGATTCCGCCAAACGACAGGCCGACCTCGAAGCGATCTTCGGTCACCACGAGGTCCCAGAACTGGTGCTGGAGAATGACGGTCATCTCTTCCGGATATTGCGCCAGAAGACGCGGCGACAATTTCACGCCCTCGGCGGTCGAGACGAAGGTGATGAAGAAATGATGTTCGCCCGGCAGGCCGTGCTCGGCGGCGTCGGCCAGCACGCGACGCAGCACCCCGCGCAACGCATCGCGGGCCAGTACGTCGTATCGGATGTGATCGGTCGCCATATCAGGTCCTGTCGCGCAATTTAAAGAATTTGCCCGCGGAGGGTTGGCTAAACGCCAAAGCCGACTCGGGGCAGGTTCCCCATCGTACCCCGCTCTTTCGCGGAGGTCAGCAGCCTGAAGCGGGGTCAAACGGGCTAGTCGTCAAGGAAAGTGGAGGCTTCTGTTGCCAGGTGCCTCCGAACCCCGCCTAACGGAGCTTAACCCGTTAGGACTTTAAGATGGTCTTTCAAACTGCGTTACGCAGCCTGAGCAACCGGAGCATAGTTGTCGTTTGCAACTATTGCATGGCCCGATGTCGGCGGAACCATACCGAGAAAAAACGCGCCCTTTACGCCCTCGTCGATCCTGTTTCGCCCCCGCCGAAACCCGCGTTCAATACGCGAAGGTCACGGGTTTTGGTGGAGGCGCCGGGTACTGCCCCCGGGTCCGAATGGTTTATTGCGACGGTCATTTATTTCCATAGCCGGCGAACCGGCACCGCTAATATAGGGCGCAAAGGTTAGGAAAGACAGAGCCGAAAAAGCTGGCAGTTTCCAGATAACATCGAAAACCCCGGAAGAGGCAGTGTGCTCAGCAAAATACTGATTTTTATTGCTTTTATCGCCATCTCCTTGCTCGTTGCAGGCCTGTTCGGCGCCGTCCACGATCAGATCAGCTACACCGTCTCTCCCGAATATTTCACGCGCTTCAAATTCATCCAATTCCACCTCGTTAATTCGGATTTGCCCGAACGTGTTCGGGCAGGAATCGTGGGTTTCAAAGCCTCGTGGTGGATGGGGATTCCGGTCGGCGTTTTGTGCGGAGCCGCCGGCTTCGTCCAGCGCACGCCTTTAATAATGTTGCGCGCCTTGACGTTCTCGCTTGCTATCGCCGTTGCCGTCGTCCTTTTGGCCGCTCTCGCGGGTCTGGTTTACGGTTGGTTCCAGACGCGCTCCGTTGATCTGGGTGCCTATGCGGGCTGGTATGTTCCTCGTGGCTTGAACGATGTGCGCGCGTTTTTGTGCGCAGGCTATATGCACAATGCGGCCTATCTCGGCGGTGTTTTCGCCATACCGGTCATTTGGGCATTTCATATGCGTTTCCGCGCGGCGCACAGGGCGGCGCGACCTTAAACTGAAACGTGAGCTTTAAGAGGTGGAAACAAGAGGTGGAAACCGAGGGAGTAAGGGGTTGGCCCAGCGCTGGTCCCCCTTTAAATGAAGCCATGCCCCCGGATTCGTCACCGGCCGCCGCCACGGCGCCTGATCTCTCCAAATCGCCACCAGATCTCCTCACGCTCTTTATTGCCTTCGCGAAAATGTCGCTGGCGGGTTTTGGCGGCGTCCTGGTGTGGGCGCGGCGCGGCATCGTCGACCATCACAAATGGATGACGGCGGACGAGTTCAACGAAACCTTCGCGCTGTGCCATTTCCTGCCCGGCCCCAACATCGTCAATCTCACTTTCGTGTTCGGCTCGCGCTTAAGGGGAATTCCCGGCGCGATTGCCGCATTTTCCGGACTGGTCGGTCCGCCGGCGCTGATCATGGTGGTAATGGGGATGCTCTATCACCGCTATGGCGAGATCGACGCGCTGCGGCGGATCCTGTCGGGCGTAGCCTGTGCGGCGATCGGGTTGATGCTCGCGGTCGTGTTCCGGATGATGACGCCGCTGTTCAAGCGCCGCGACGTGATCGCGCTGCTGGTCATGGTCGCGGTCTTTGTCGCGATCGGCGTCCTGCGCCTGCCGTTGCCGGCGGTGCTGCTCGTGGCGATCCCGATCTCGATCGCCATTACGTACTGGGTGAAGCGGGAGGCGGCATGAACTCCGATTCCAATCCCGTTTTCGCGCTGGCGCTAACCTTTGCCACCATGTCGCTGTTCGCCGTCGGCGGCGCCAATTCGGCGATCCCTGAAATGCATCGCGTCGCGGTCGACGTGCACCATTGGCTGACCGACAAGCAATTTACCGATGTGTACGCCATTGCGCAGCTCTCGCCGGGGCCGAACGTGCTGATCGTCACGCTGATCGGTTATTCGGTCGCGGGACTTCCGGGCGCGCTGGTCGCGACGCTTGCGATGTGCGTGCCGACCGCGGTCCTCGCGCTGTTCGTCAGCCGCTTCCTGACCCGTTCGAGCCAGGCGCGCTGGCCCGGCATCGTCCAGGCGGCGCTGGTGCCGCTGTCGATCGGGCTGATGGGGGCGAGCGGTTTCATCCTGGCGCGCACCTCCGACCAGACGGTGGTGGCGGCGCTGGTCACCATCGGCGCGGCGGTGCTGGCGTCGGTGACCAAGCTCAACCCGCTGTGGATGCTGGTCGCGGGTGGCTGCCTCGGCTTTGCCGGCCTGATCGGGTGAGCCGGTTCCCGGCCAGTGTGGTGGATTTGGCATTCGCTACAGTAGAGCCCCGAGTCCGCGACGAGCGAATGCCAAATCCAAAACCACACTGGAATCCAATATTTGCAAGTGTCCCTTTGGTTTTGACATTCGTAAACAGACACGCCGCAACGGGATACGAATGTCAAAACCGGGACACTTGTTTGTGCCGGTCCGAATGCTCACTTTTCAGGGTATAAAAGGCGGATAGAGCCGAATCGGCATATTGAAGGCCGCACCCGGCCGCTAAAAGTTCGCCCTGCGCCGTACAGTCCGGCGCGACCGTGGAACGTCACAATACCATGATTCAGTATCACGACCTGCTCGAACGGATTCTGGCCGACGGCGTGGAGAAATCCGACCGCACCGGCACCGGCACGTTCTCGGTGTTCGGGCACCAGATGCGCTTCAATCTGGCGGCGGGCTTTCCGATGCTGACCACCAAGAAACTGCCGCTGAAGGCGATCATCCACGAGCTGTTGTGGTTCCTGAGGGGCGACACCAACATCAAATATCTGCACGACCATGGCGTCACGATCTGGGACGAATGGGCCGACGCCAATGGCGATCTGGGTCCGGTCTACGGTTCGCAGTGGCGCTCGTGGCCCGCGCCCGACGGGCGCAAGATCGATCAGATTTCAAACGTCATCGAGATGATCCGGAAGAATCCGGATTCGCGGCGGCTGATCGTGAGCGCGTGGAATCCGGCCGAGATCGACCAGATGGCGCTGCCGCCGTGTCACTGCCTGTTCCAGTTCTATGTCGGAGGCGGCAAGCTGTCGTGCCAGCTCTATCAGCGCTCGGCGGATGTATTTCTCGGCGTGCCCTTCAACATCGCTTCCTACGCGCTGCTCACCATGATGGTCGCGGAGGTCACCGGATTGAAGGCGGGCGAATTCGTGCATTCCTTCGGCGACGTGCATCTTTATTCCAACCACGTCGAGCAGGCGCGGCTGCAACTGACGCGCGCGCCGCGGGCGCTGCCGACCATGAAGATCAATCCGGCGGTGAAGGATATCTTCGGCTTCCGCTTCGAGGACTTCGTGCTCGAAGGCTACGACCCGCATCCGCACATCAAGGCCGAGGTCGCGGTGTGAATTTATCGATTCGTCGAGCGCGCGCCGATGAAGCAGGTGTTGTACTCGCGCTGATCCGTGAACTCGCCGAATACGAAAAACTCCTGCACGAAGTTGAAGCGTCCGAAGCGATGATTGCGGACGCGTTGTTCTGCGACAATCCGCGCCTGTTCTGCGATATCGCGGAATGGAACGGCGAGGTCGCGGGCTTCGCGGTCTGGTTCGTCAATTTCTCGACGTTTAGCGGTCGCCCTGGAATCTATCTGGAAGACCTGTTCGTGCGACCCGCCTTGCGCGGCAAGGGCATCGGCAAGGCGCTGCTGTCGCACCTGGCAAAAGAATGCGTCGCCAACAACTGGTCGCGCCTGCAATGGTCGGTGCTCGACTGGAACGCGCCGTCGATCGCGTTCTACAAGTCGCTCGGCGCGGTGCTGATGGATGAGTGGACAATCTGCAAGGTCGCAGGCCCCGCGCTGAAGCAACTCGCCCAAGGAGAGCGCTAGGATGGAGATCGTGCTCATCGTCGCGGTCGCCGACAATGGCGTGATCGGTGCTGACGGCGCCATTCCCTGGCGGCTCAAGACCGACCTGCAACGCTTCAAGGCGCTCACGACCGGAAAGCCGGTCGTGATGGGCCGCAAGACTTTCCTGTCGCTGCGCCGACCGCTGCCCGGACGCACCAACATCGTGATGACGCGGGATGCGGCGTTTCGCGCCAATGGCGCCGTCGTGACGACATCGCCCGACCATGCGCTTGATGTGGCGAAGGGTGACGCGCTGCGGCGTTTCGTCACTGAAATCGCCGTGATCGGCGGGGCTGAAATCTATGCCCAATGGATCGGCCGCGCGGCGCGGCTCGAGGTGACGGAAGTGCACGCAAGCCCAACAGGCGATACCCGTTTTGGACCCATCGACAAGGCGGTCTGGGAGGAGGTGGCGCGGGCCGAAAAGCCGTCCGGTCCGGACGACAGCGCGGCCTTTTCCTTTGTCACCTATGTCAGGCGAAACCCGCGTTAACCGCACCCGCCAATGTTTACATTGACAATCAGGGGCCCCGGCATAGCTGTTTCGGGCCCAATACCGAGGCAAAGCGCGCGTTGTAAGGGAAGTAGCCGTCCCCTATAAAGCCCCGGCGGATGTTACCGGTCGCCGGTCGATCTGCCGTGTACCCCATCAAGGAGAGTTGAATGGCGTGGAAGAATCAGGGCGGAGGCCCCTGGGGTGCGGGTCCGAAAGGCCCATGGGGCTCCGGCCCGCAGCCGACCGGGGGAGGACCGAGGCCGCCCGATCTTGAAGATCTTCTCCGCCGCGCCCAGGACCGTCTGCAACAGTTCTTGCCGGGTGGTTATTTCAGTGGCCTCGGCATCAGCCTTCTTTTGCTCGCCGTCGTTGCGATCTGGGGCCTGACCGGCTTCTTCCGCGTGCAGTCCGAAGAACTCGGCGTCGTGCTGCGTTTCGGCCAGCACGTGCGCACCGTCGGCCCCGGCCTGAGCTATCATTTGCCTTACCCGATCGAGACCGTGCAGCTGCCGAAGGCGCTTCGCGTCTCGACCCTCAATATCGGCTTCACCTTCGAAGAGTCGCCGCGTCGCGCCCGCGACGGCCGGCGCGACATCCAGGAAGAGAGCCTGATGCTGACCGGCGACGAGAACATCGTCGACGTCCAGTTCACGGTGCTCTGGCGCATCAAGCCGAACGGCGCTGCCGACTTCCTCTTCAACATCCAGAATCCGGAAGGGACCGTGAAGGCGGTGGCCGAAAGCGCAATGCGCGAAGTGGTCGGCCGCACCAACATCCAGCCGATTCTCACCACCAAGAAGGACGATGCCGAGAAAGAGGTCCACGAGCTGATGCAGAAGACGCTCGACACCTATGGCTCGGGCATCGCGATCCAGCAGGTGCAGATGGGCCAGGTCAATCCGCCGGCCGACGTGATCCAGTCCTTCAACGACGTGCAGAACGCCAAGACCGAACTCGAGAGCTTGCAGAACGAGGCGCAGACCTACGCCAACGGCATCGTGCCGGACGCCAAGGGCCGTGCCGCCCAGATCCTGCAGGTCGCCGAGGGCTACAAGCAGCAGGCGGTTGCCGAGGCCAAGGGCCAGAGCGCGCGCTTCCTCAAGGTGTACGACGAATACAAGAAAGCGCCCGACGTGACGCGTGAACGCATCTATCTGGAGACGATGGAGCGTGTGCTCGGC comes from the Bradyrhizobium erythrophlei genome and includes:
- the fumC gene encoding class II fumarate hydratase, with the translated sequence MARSKSSSPSKSTRTETDSFGPIEVDASRYWGAQTERSRQNFRIGRDRMPIEIIHALGVVKLAAAETNRELRILDQRRAGVITRAAREVIDGKFDDHFPLVVWQTGSGTQTNMNLNEVIANRASELLGGKLGAKSPVHPNDHVNMSQSSNDSFPTAMHIAAATAITHQLLPALTMLLRALRAKEKAFSKIVKIGRTHTQDATPLTLGQEFSGYAAQVEHGMARIRAGLKELYPLAQGGTAVGTGLNSKPKFARTFARHVAKITRQPFTSAANKFEALASNDAYVFAHGALNAAATGLFKIANDIRLLGSGPRSGLGELILPENEPGSSIMPGKVNPTQCEAVTMVCCQVFGNQAAITAAGSQGHFELNVYKPVLAYCMMNSIQLMSDVTRSFTENCVEGIRADEKRIQELMQRSLMLVTALAPKIGYDNAAKVAKSAHARGTTLKEEAVRLGFVSADEFDRLVKPREMTHPG
- a CDS encoding SspB family protein gives rise to the protein MATDHIRYDVLARDALRGVLRRVLADAAEHGLPGEHHFFITFVSTAEGVKLSPRLLAQYPEEMTVILQHQFWDLVVTEDRFEVGLSFGGIPERLVIPFSAIKSFFDPSVQFGLQFETSDAAPSTEESQPATAASVPQVPAPETKDEPEKPSEGAEVVRLDRFRKK
- a CDS encoding chromate transporter, which gives rise to MPPDSSPAAATAPDLSKSPPDLLTLFIAFAKMSLAGFGGVLVWARRGIVDHHKWMTADEFNETFALCHFLPGPNIVNLTFVFGSRLRGIPGAIAAFSGLVGPPALIMVVMGMLYHRYGEIDALRRILSGVACAAIGLMLAVVFRMMTPLFKRRDVIALLVMVAVFVAIGVLRLPLPAVLLVAIPISIAITYWVKREAA
- a CDS encoding chromate transporter, giving the protein MNSDSNPVFALALTFATMSLFAVGGANSAIPEMHRVAVDVHHWLTDKQFTDVYAIAQLSPGPNVLIVTLIGYSVAGLPGALVATLAMCVPTAVLALFVSRFLTRSSQARWPGIVQAALVPLSIGLMGASGFILARTSDQTVVAALVTIGAAVLASVTKLNPLWMLVAGGCLGFAGLIG
- a CDS encoding thymidylate synthase; its protein translation is MIQYHDLLERILADGVEKSDRTGTGTFSVFGHQMRFNLAAGFPMLTTKKLPLKAIIHELLWFLRGDTNIKYLHDHGVTIWDEWADANGDLGPVYGSQWRSWPAPDGRKIDQISNVIEMIRKNPDSRRLIVSAWNPAEIDQMALPPCHCLFQFYVGGGKLSCQLYQRSADVFLGVPFNIASYALLTMMVAEVTGLKAGEFVHSFGDVHLYSNHVEQARLQLTRAPRALPTMKINPAVKDIFGFRFEDFVLEGYDPHPHIKAEVAV
- a CDS encoding GNAT family N-acetyltransferase yields the protein MNLSIRRARADEAGVVLALIRELAEYEKLLHEVEASEAMIADALFCDNPRLFCDIAEWNGEVAGFAVWFVNFSTFSGRPGIYLEDLFVRPALRGKGIGKALLSHLAKECVANNWSRLQWSVLDWNAPSIAFYKSLGAVLMDEWTICKVAGPALKQLAQGER
- a CDS encoding dihydrofolate reductase; its protein translation is MEIVLIVAVADNGVIGADGAIPWRLKTDLQRFKALTTGKPVVMGRKTFLSLRRPLPGRTNIVMTRDAAFRANGAVVTTSPDHALDVAKGDALRRFVTEIAVIGGAEIYAQWIGRAARLEVTEVHASPTGDTRFGPIDKAVWEEVARAEKPSGPDDSAAFSFVTYVRRNPR
- the hflK gene encoding FtsH protease activity modulator HflK; its protein translation is MAWKNQGGGPWGAGPKGPWGSGPQPTGGGPRPPDLEDLLRRAQDRLQQFLPGGYFSGLGISLLLLAVVAIWGLTGFFRVQSEELGVVLRFGQHVRTVGPGLSYHLPYPIETVQLPKALRVSTLNIGFTFEESPRRARDGRRDIQEESLMLTGDENIVDVQFTVLWRIKPNGAADFLFNIQNPEGTVKAVAESAMREVVGRTNIQPILTTKKDDAEKEVHELMQKTLDTYGSGIAIQQVQMGQVNPPADVIQSFNDVQNAKTELESLQNEAQTYANGIVPDAKGRAAQILQVAEGYKQQAVAEAKGQSARFLKVYDEYKKAPDVTRERIYLETMERVLGNSEKLVYDGGSGQNIVPYLPLNELSRRPAPSSQSQQPTTGGSR